From one Rubrobacter xylanophilus genomic stretch:
- the ald gene encoding alanine dehydrogenase codes for MPRVVGVPREIKDREGRVSLQPDGVVELVHHGHEVVVESGAGRISGFADEEYERAGARVVGSAREVYEAADLIVKVKEPIPEEYELYREGQQLFTYLHLAADRRLTEFLLERKIGSIAYETVELADGSLPLLAPMSEVAGRMSVQAAAHCLESPQGGAGLLLGGVPGTPAAKVTIIGGGVVGTEAAKIAVGMRAIVRVMDINPKRLAYLSDIFGGRVDLVIPNRARMAQYVRESDVVIGAVLVPGAKAPKLVSREMVASMRPGSVIVDVAIDQGGCVETARPTTHSDPTYVEEGVIHYCVANIPGAVARTSTLALTSATLPYLLKIAEKGIEGAAREDEALKKGLSTLSGRLLSEPVAEAHDLPYTSPDEVL; via the coding sequence ATGCCCAGGGTGGTGGGAGTTCCCAGGGAGATAAAGGACAGGGAGGGGCGGGTCAGCCTGCAGCCGGACGGGGTGGTGGAGCTGGTCCACCACGGGCACGAGGTGGTCGTCGAGTCTGGGGCGGGCAGGATAAGCGGCTTTGCGGACGAGGAGTACGAGCGGGCGGGGGCGCGGGTGGTGGGGAGCGCCCGCGAGGTCTATGAGGCTGCGGACCTGATCGTGAAGGTAAAGGAGCCCATCCCCGAGGAGTACGAGCTCTACCGGGAGGGCCAGCAGCTGTTCACCTATCTGCACCTGGCGGCGGACAGGCGGCTCACCGAGTTCCTGCTGGAGAGGAAGATAGGCTCCATCGCCTACGAGACGGTGGAGCTGGCGGACGGTTCGCTGCCGCTGCTCGCTCCGATGAGCGAGGTTGCGGGGAGGATGAGCGTGCAGGCGGCGGCCCACTGCCTGGAGAGCCCGCAGGGAGGAGCGGGGCTTTTGCTGGGGGGCGTTCCGGGGACTCCTGCCGCCAAGGTGACCATCATCGGCGGGGGGGTTGTGGGGACGGAGGCGGCCAAGATAGCGGTGGGGATGCGGGCCATAGTGAGGGTGATGGACATAAACCCCAAGCGGCTGGCCTATCTGTCGGACATCTTCGGGGGGAGGGTGGACCTGGTCATCCCCAACCGGGCCAGGATGGCCCAGTACGTGCGCGAATCCGACGTGGTCATAGGGGCGGTTCTGGTGCCGGGGGCCAAGGCGCCCAAGCTCGTAAGTCGGGAGATGGTGGCCAGCATGCGGCCGGGCAGCGTGATAGTCGATGTGGCCATAGACCAGGGAGGATGCGTGGAGACCGCGAGGCCCACGACCCACTCCGATCCCACCTACGTGGAGGAGGGGGTCATCCACTACTGCGTGGCCAACATCCCCGGGGCGGTGGCCAGGACCTCCACGCTGGCGCTGACCAGCGCCACGCTGCCCTACCTCCTCAAGATCGCCGAGAAGGGCATAGAGGGAGCCGCGCGGGAGGACGAGGCGCTGAAGAAGGGCCTCAGCACGCTCTCGGGCAGGCTCCTCTCCGAGCCGGTGGCCGAGGCCCACGATCTGCCCTACACCAGCCCCGACGAGGTGCTCTAG